A stretch of DNA from Channa argus isolate prfri chromosome 7, Channa argus male v1.0, whole genome shotgun sequence:
AGAGTTCCAGTGGATTCCCATTAGGCCTAAAAGAGTGTTTCTGCCCTACCAGTGTGAACAGTGCAGATGCAGCTTCAAGACCCTAGACTTGTTGTTCAGTCACCAGCTCTGCCATTCCTCAATTGCAGACATGCACAGGGACTCTGGTTTCGATTTATCCATTGATGATCAGTCCAACAAGAAAATGTTATGTCCCCCCACGAACCATATATCACCATTACGTGAAGAACCTGAGGAAAGCATCTTTGCATTGTCCCCCTTATCCAAAAATCTAGACCCAGTTCCTCAAGAGTCACCTCTAGCACCCATGATTTCATTTGTCCAAAATCAAAGTGTTGGTTTGGCTAAAGCGGCCTTAGAACACTGCAGCACACATTTGATCCAAGATGTGGAATCCAGTCAGGgtagaacaaagaaaaatgcactTGGAAAACCCATTACACCTTTGAGGACTGTGAAAAGACAAATGGCCCAAAAAAATAGCAAATCAAATGAAGGGTCAGATGTAGtaagttgtgttgtgtgtggtgATGCTTATCCTGCCATTTCAGACCTTTATCATCATTATCTGCAGCATGCTAGAGGTCAGTTGTAAAAGTAGCTGTGATGCCTCTGTATGTACATTAACTTTTTTACACAGTTTAACATGAGTCCAGCTGTCATAGAAATCATAGAAACATCTTCTGTTACACTTGTTAGGAACAAAGGTGATTTGGAAAGTTGTTACAAACATTTAATCAACCAATTCATCAGTTTCCAAACACTgaagttaattaattaaattaatgtccAAAATGAAGCACTTATTGTTTTCATGAAATTAATTAGTTAGGGCTCTTTCTGTACCTACTCTTAGTTATTGATCTTAGGCCAAGGTGGCCTGCAGCTCAGTGTTACAATGaaatgtacttaagtaactGGAGTACTCggagagaaatcagctttctttctcttccacctcagacttattttgggAGCCTGGCGCACatgttttaactgtatagtgacagaaaatgctgctttctcacttttctctttttgtgcgAGTGTTCATGTTGCAGCAGAGCAACAGTGCAgtagaagagagaaaaaacaagtggAGAGAAGCAGCTGATCTACAACAGGAATTGTCTGAACgagaaagtgacttatttagatgTCTGCAGGGCCCTTTGCGTTGGTTAAATTTTTTGTAAGACTTTAGACGGACTTTCTTTTATAAATGAGGTGCCATTACCCTGttaatgatatttcctttttattcaaCCTTTCACTTAGCtgcgtgttcctgtctgcagacttttgttacgcacatgcacagttggagaaagccgatagaaacctggttacgtgtATATGTGGCAAAGAAATCTGTGTTCTCTGGCAGCAATCTACATAGGGAAATTGGGTTTCCCTAATCACCTACCCCagttttggaaaccagcttttccATTTGCATggcacttaagaaatcagctttgtCAAGAAAGTCAACTATAAGCTACTTAACTCCATTTAAATGAGTGTCCCAGATGTTTTCAGCTTTAGGTGTAATAGTGCCTAACCAGGAAGACCCCTGGAAAGATATAATTGGTtataaaatgagaaagaaagaatcTATAATGATTTAGTAAAATACTATTTTAAGGTCTTTGTTGCATGTATCATCCTGCAATTTTTAATCACACTTTGGAACGTACACTGAACATTTAGCATGGGACAAATCCACCAACTGACAAAACTGTCGGGTCCACGCTGAATTGTTTCATAGACTTGTTATTGGTGTGAAAGCTTTGTTACTTGTTTGTTGTTACAAAATTACTTGTTTAAAACAGTAAATCAGCAGTATTCAAAGATAAATTGCTTTTGGTTTGTACCTTCAGAGGTCGCTACAGCAAAACACGTTCCGCATGTTGACGTGGCAtgttacaccggatgcccttccagcCGCAGCCCTCCCGTTTTGtccaggctcgggaccagcaccagggtCGCCCTTGGTGTCTGGGTGGGGCCACATCTAGAGGGGTCACAGCTGGTGGGGTGAGTTTCAAgcccactgccttctgcatcccaacccaatgctctaccgctgagccaccaggctcccAACAGGAGTTTATGTATTAATTCATTATATTGTCCCTGAATAATACAAACAATTACATCAACAATAGCTGTACGGTTTAGTAAATGCTCACCTCATTGTGAAACATTCATTCAGTGTATGCCCACTGTGAATTTCAAATTATATCTAAACAATTAAAATTGTTACTCAAATGTATCAGCAGAAGGGGCTTTTCTGTTCATACAGGTATACAACTGCATTTTGTGTTGACATTATATTCTGCACATTTTGTCAGTGAACTTGCTCTTGTGGAATTTAAGTATAGTGGCTGAAATCGAGTTATGGTCTCTATTTTCTagaaaaatgtgacacaaacattCAGGACCTGCCATACTGACTAGGTTTTTTTGAAGATTCATTGCTGTtgagtgcttttatttttttttgtatataaatatatgctATAGTTTGTCTTTCAACAATAAAggtcattttcatatttaattgttttatcatCTTACGTTAAGACTTGTGCCTATACAaaattaattttgcatttatgaTCATTTTTCTAGTGACGGTATGAAAGTTACTGCAAAACAATGTTGATACTGCATTTAATACTTGGttccaaaatgaataatttgagGATAATGTTTAGTATTCTGtcaagatatttaaaaaattgagTGTTGACATTTCCTCATCCTACAGGacctaaatgtaaaataatcatacttttgatataatttttgtttatctAGGAAAAGCCTTGGTTAATCCTATTGCAGACTTGGTTCATCCCAtcttttcaaaactttttatAGATCGCAGCTGCGCATATAAACTGTTCTATCATAATGATAATATACTTCGTAAACATGTTAGATAGGTCTCAATGCCAGGAGTTATggggaaaacaatgaaaaataaatataatggaaaataattttattagcttAATATCTGAATGTGTACACGGTGACTTTTGGCTCCATTGTTGGTATTTTAAAGCCCATGGTGTAACACATGGGATCCACTGCCCATTTTGACAATCATCCATTTAGTTGGAGGACATGGTGTTGCGAATCCAGGTGTTGTAGTTGCAGACCTTGGTGTAGACTCCAGGCTTGTTCCTCTGGGCACAGCCATAACCCCAGGACACCACACCCTGCAACTGACCGCTGCACACCACAGGGCCACCAGAGTCACCCTGATAGGACACAGATAAAAAAGATGTGAGCTGACGGCTACTGAAGTTCTGTGTGTGAAGACATGACATGACTTTGTGTGGTACCTGGCAGGAGTCCTTTCCTCCCTCGAGGAATCCAGCACAGAACATGTTGGCGGTGATCTGTCCAGGGTAGGAGTTCTTGCAGCTGCTGTCACTCAGGATGGGGGCATCAAGACACATCAGACGATCAGGGTAGTTAcctagaaaagaaaaagttaaaatatgcaaaattatttacaataaatatatttacaaatgttcTCTTTGTTTGCAGTGTTCTTCTACTGACTTGAAGAGCTGCTGGTGTTTCCCCATCCAGAGATCAGACAAGTGCTGCCTGCACTGGCACAGCTGGAGGGCAGGGACACGGTCTTTACGTAGCTGTTCAGGGTGGCAGGTTTGCTGAGCTTGATCAGCATGATGTCATTGTCCAAGTTGTAGCTGCTGTAGTTGGGATGACGGATGACCTTAGCAGAGCTGATGAACTGCTCTGTGCCCTCGTTGACAGCAATGTTGTGCTCACCAAGACGCACCTGGATGCGGCTGCAGAGAGAATTAAGTATGGCCGTTTGAACCATAGTTCACTATGAATGTTAACACAACTGTGGTGTCAGTTCAAATGAACATCGAATGTCTGTACTCACCTCTGGTAACAGTGAGCAGCAGACACCACCCAGGTGCTGGAGATCAGGGAGCCTCCACAGAAGTGGTAGCCAACGTTCAGAGAGACCTGGTAGGGCACAGAGTTCTTTCTGCACTCGTAGCCTCCAACAATCTTGTCGTCCTCATCCGCATAGGGAGCAGCAACTGAAATAAAGATCTTACTTTAATTCATGTCTTGCAGGAAAGCAGTGTTCAAAAATATCTTAAGTTACTGGTCACATAGGTGAATGTTTATACAAACAGTTTGCAAGAATTAAGGTCTGTTTGGTCGTCACACTCACATGCCACTGCGAACAGAGCCAGAAGAATGAAAACCTTCATGATGGTTTCAGTCTGAGTGTCGATGTCAGCTCAGCTG
This window harbors:
- the LOC137130506 gene encoding trypsin-3: MKVFILLALFAVAFAAPYADEDDKIVGGYECRKNSVPYQVSLNVGYHFCGGSLISSTWVVSAAHCYQSRIQVRLGEHNIAVNEGTEQFISSAKVIRHPNYSSYNLDNDIMLIKLSKPATLNSYVKTVSLPSSCASAGSTCLISGWGNTSSSSSNYPDRLMCLDAPILSDSSCKNSYPGQITANMFCAGFLEGGKDSCQGDSGGPVVCSGQLQGVVSWGYGCAQRNKPGVYTKVCNYNTWIRNTMSSN